In Arthrobacter sp. PAMC25284, a single genomic region encodes these proteins:
- a CDS encoding CoA-acylating methylmalonate-semialdehyde dehydrogenase, whose amino-acid sequence MVRELSHYIDGQRVEGTSGRFSDVFDPCTGKVQARLPLASTEEVRNAIASAEKGQLEWAAMNPQRRGRILLKFVDLVNDHMDELATLLSSEHGKTFPDAKGDIQRGIEVVEFAAGAPHLLKGEFSDSAGTGIDVHSLRQPLGVVAGITPFNFPAMIPLWKSGPALAAGNSFILKPSERDPSVPLRLAELFTEAGLPDGVFNVVNGDKEAVDALLEDSRVQAVGFVGSTPIAQYIYATAAAHGKRAQCFGGAKNHMVIIPDADLDMAADALIGAGFGSAGERCMAISVAVPVGKATGDALVARLTERIAALKVGPSLAADSDFGPVVTAAAKERIEGYIAAGVAAGANLVADGRGLTVEGYDDGFWVGPTLFDNVTKDMSIYKEEIFGPVLSVLRAEDYDEALRLCSEHEFGNGVAIFTRDGDTARDFASRVQVGMVGINVPIPVPIAYYTFGGWKASGFGDLNQHGADAFRFYTKTKTVTTRWPSGIRQGASFVMPAGS is encoded by the coding sequence ATGGTTCGCGAGCTATCCCACTACATCGACGGTCAACGGGTGGAAGGTACCTCGGGCCGTTTCAGTGACGTGTTCGATCCCTGCACCGGCAAGGTGCAGGCGCGGCTTCCGCTGGCCAGCACTGAGGAAGTCCGCAACGCTATCGCCAGCGCGGAGAAGGGCCAGCTGGAATGGGCAGCCATGAACCCCCAGCGACGCGGCCGGATCCTGCTGAAATTTGTTGACCTCGTCAACGACCACATGGACGAATTGGCCACCCTGCTCTCCTCGGAGCACGGCAAGACCTTCCCGGACGCCAAGGGGGACATCCAGCGCGGCATTGAGGTCGTGGAGTTCGCCGCCGGCGCCCCGCACCTGCTCAAGGGCGAGTTCTCCGACAGTGCCGGGACCGGCATCGACGTCCACTCGCTGCGTCAGCCGCTCGGTGTCGTCGCCGGAATCACACCGTTCAACTTCCCCGCCATGATTCCGCTCTGGAAGTCCGGACCCGCCCTCGCGGCGGGCAACTCCTTCATCCTTAAGCCCTCCGAACGGGATCCGTCCGTGCCGCTGCGCCTGGCCGAACTGTTCACCGAGGCCGGGCTGCCTGACGGCGTCTTCAACGTGGTCAACGGGGACAAGGAAGCTGTGGACGCGCTGCTGGAGGATTCCCGGGTGCAGGCCGTCGGCTTCGTCGGATCCACCCCCATCGCACAGTACATTTACGCCACCGCGGCCGCACACGGCAAGCGCGCCCAGTGTTTCGGCGGGGCGAAAAACCACATGGTGATCATACCGGACGCGGACCTGGACATGGCCGCGGACGCCCTGATCGGCGCCGGCTTCGGCTCCGCCGGAGAGCGCTGCATGGCGATCTCCGTGGCTGTGCCGGTCGGTAAGGCTACCGGCGACGCTCTCGTCGCCAGGCTCACCGAGCGTATTGCCGCACTGAAAGTTGGCCCCAGCCTCGCAGCTGACTCGGACTTCGGTCCGGTGGTGACGGCCGCGGCCAAGGAACGGATCGAAGGCTATATCGCCGCCGGCGTCGCCGCGGGAGCCAACCTGGTCGCCGACGGCCGTGGCCTCACGGTTGAGGGCTACGACGACGGTTTTTGGGTCGGCCCGACCCTCTTCGACAACGTCACGAAGGACATGTCGATCTACAAAGAGGAGATATTCGGTCCCGTGCTGAGCGTGCTCCGTGCGGAGGACTACGACGAGGCGCTCCGGCTGTGCAGCGAGCACGAGTTCGGCAACGGTGTGGCGATCTTCACCCGCGACGGCGACACTGCCCGCGACTTCGCCAGCCGCGTCCAGGTGGGCATGGTCGGCATCAACGTCCCCATCCCGGTGCCGATCGCCTATTACACCTTTGGCGGCTGGAAGGCCTCCGGTTTCGGCGACCTCAATCAGCACGGCGCCGACGCGTTCCGGTTCTATACCAAGACCAAAACCGTCACCACCCGCTGGCCTTCCGGGATCCGGCAGGGTGCCAGCTTCGTGATGCCGGCAGGCAGCTGA
- a CDS encoding carbohydrate ABC transporter permease, which produces MEFIGGKLLQVVIALAVFAAIIGLIMLVVDKAPKSARDRLTVIGFLAPAAILMLVGLVYPAFRTSFLAFTDANGQVNGVENFVWMFTQPEALVTLRNTVVWTVLVPLLSTSFGLAYAVFIDKARGEKVLKALVFMPMAISFVGAGIIWKLVYDYRGPSIEQTGVLNFLRVALGFDPKQFLLDAPENTIFLIVVMVWIQTGFAMVILSAAIKGVPTELIEASRLDGANPWQQFRNVTVPGIRGALVVVLTTITIATLKVFDIVRTMTAGNFDTSVVANEMYTQAFRAGEPGRGAALALVLFLLVLPIVVYNARVLRQQREIR; this is translated from the coding sequence ATGGAATTTATCGGAGGGAAACTTCTTCAAGTAGTAATCGCGCTGGCTGTTTTTGCCGCCATCATTGGCCTCATCATGCTGGTTGTAGACAAGGCTCCAAAATCGGCCCGGGACAGACTGACGGTCATCGGTTTTCTGGCGCCGGCGGCAATTCTAATGCTGGTGGGTCTCGTATATCCGGCTTTCCGGACGTCATTCCTGGCCTTTACAGACGCCAACGGCCAAGTGAATGGCGTAGAAAACTTCGTATGGATGTTCACCCAGCCGGAGGCACTGGTTACCCTCAGGAACACTGTCGTGTGGACCGTTCTGGTTCCGTTGTTGTCAACGAGTTTCGGCTTGGCATACGCCGTGTTTATTGATAAGGCGCGCGGGGAGAAGGTACTGAAGGCTCTGGTTTTCATGCCGATGGCCATCTCCTTCGTGGGTGCTGGCATCATTTGGAAACTCGTCTACGATTATCGGGGCCCCAGTATTGAGCAGACAGGCGTCCTCAATTTCCTCCGTGTTGCTTTGGGATTTGATCCCAAACAGTTCCTGCTGGATGCGCCGGAAAATACGATCTTCCTCATTGTTGTCATGGTCTGGATTCAGACCGGGTTTGCCATGGTCATTTTGTCGGCCGCTATCAAAGGCGTACCGACGGAGCTGATCGAGGCCTCCCGTTTGGACGGGGCGAACCCGTGGCAACAGTTCCGCAATGTAACCGTTCCTGGAATCCGCGGGGCTCTGGTCGTGGTGCTGACTACCATCACCATCGCAACGCTGAAGGTCTTTGACATCGTACGCACCATGACGGCCGGCAATTTCGATACCTCCGTCGTCGCAAACGAGATGTATACCCAAGCATTCCGGGCTGGCGAACCGGGCCGCGGCGCTGCCCTGGCCCTGGTGCTGTTCCTGCTGGTCCTGCCCATTGTTGTATACAACGCCCGCGTCCTCCGTCAGCAAAGGGAGATCCGATGA
- a CDS encoding MarR family winged helix-turn-helix transcriptional regulator, with the protein MGSPLPRDPIEEARLNWERHGWADVAAPMAAITAIMRTQQILLAKIETVLKPFGLTFARYELLALLSFARSGALPMSKASALLQVHPTSVTNAVDRLQGAGLVLRSPHPTDGRTTLIELTPEGRTLAKRATAVLNAEVFGQSGFADGDVDELIRILGAFRRDAGDFAD; encoded by the coding sequence ATGGGAAGTCCGTTGCCGCGGGACCCGATCGAGGAGGCCCGGCTGAATTGGGAACGGCACGGCTGGGCCGACGTCGCCGCCCCGATGGCCGCCATCACCGCCATCATGCGGACCCAGCAGATCCTGCTGGCCAAGATCGAAACCGTCCTCAAGCCGTTCGGGCTGACCTTTGCCCGCTATGAGCTGCTGGCCCTGTTGAGTTTCGCCCGCAGCGGCGCGCTTCCGATGAGCAAGGCCAGCGCACTGCTGCAGGTCCACCCCACCTCGGTGACGAACGCCGTCGACCGGCTGCAGGGGGCCGGCCTGGTGCTGCGCTCCCCGCATCCCACAGACGGGCGCACCACCCTGATCGAGCTCACCCCCGAGGGGCGCACGCTGGCGAAGCGCGCGACGGCGGTGCTCAACGCCGAGGTCTTCGGCCAGTCCGGTTTCGCCGACGGCGACGTCGACGAGCTGATCCGGATCCTCGGCGCCTTCCGTCGGGACGCCGGCGACTTCGCAGACTGA
- a CDS encoding exodeoxyribonuclease III, with protein MKIATWNVNSLRARADRVEAWLQRSDCDVLAIQETKCKDENFPWELFENNGYEVAHFGLSQWNGVAIASRVGLDDVERTFPDQPVFGKNGKDPVQEARAIGATCGGVRVWSLYVPNGRALNDEHMPYKLSWLETLKNHAQGWVTADPETQIALMGDWNIAPQDEDVWDIEYFRTEGLTHVSEPERAAFRAFEDAGYQDVVRPHAPGPGVYTYWDYTQLRFPKKEGMRIDFVMASPALSSRVTGAVIDREERKGKGASDHAPVIVELAD; from the coding sequence GTGAAGATTGCTACCTGGAATGTGAACTCGCTTCGTGCCCGTGCCGACCGTGTTGAGGCGTGGCTCCAGCGCTCGGACTGTGACGTCCTGGCGATTCAGGAAACGAAGTGCAAGGACGAAAACTTTCCGTGGGAGCTCTTCGAAAACAACGGCTACGAGGTGGCGCACTTTGGCTTGAGTCAATGGAACGGGGTGGCGATCGCCTCCCGGGTGGGCCTCGACGACGTCGAACGCACCTTCCCTGACCAGCCGGTCTTCGGCAAAAACGGCAAGGACCCCGTACAGGAGGCCCGGGCAATCGGCGCCACATGCGGCGGCGTCCGGGTCTGGAGCCTTTACGTTCCCAACGGCCGCGCCCTCAACGACGAGCACATGCCTTACAAGCTCAGCTGGCTTGAAACGCTGAAAAATCACGCCCAGGGCTGGGTCACGGCGGACCCGGAGACACAAATCGCCTTGATGGGCGACTGGAATATCGCTCCGCAGGACGAGGATGTCTGGGACATCGAATACTTCCGCACCGAGGGCCTGACCCACGTCAGCGAACCTGAAAGGGCAGCGTTCCGGGCCTTCGAGGACGCCGGATACCAGGACGTCGTCCGCCCGCATGCGCCCGGCCCGGGGGTCTACACCTACTGGGATTACACCCAGCTGCGCTTTCCGAAGAAAGAAGGGATGCGGATCGACTTCGTGATGGCCTCCCCGGCGCTGTCGTCCCGTGTCACCGGAGCGGTGATCGACCGCGAAGAGCGGAAGGGCAAGGGCGCCTCGGACCATGCCCCCGTCATCGTCGAACTCGCCGACTGA
- the mmsB gene encoding 3-hydroxyisobutyrate dehydrogenase, producing the protein MPETIPDSGTIAFLGLGHMGGPMAVNLANAGYTVVGFDVVPEALEAARAHGIATTATAAEAVAGAAVVLTMFPSGLHVLEAYRGTGGQPGLLQVAGPDTMFLDCSTINVDEARQAAELAVAAGHRSVDAPVSGGVVGAEAGTLTFMVGALPDDFETVRPLLEVMGKRAVHCGEHGAGQAAKICNNLILGVSMIAVSEAFVLGEKLGLTHQALFDVASAASGQCWALTTNCPVPGPVPASPANRDYQPGFAGALMAKDLRLALNALESTGVAARLGPLASEIYDTFAAEGGAGRDFSGIITDIRDKSAQ; encoded by the coding sequence ATGCCTGAAACCATTCCGGACAGCGGCACCATTGCCTTCCTGGGCCTGGGACACATGGGTGGCCCGATGGCCGTCAACCTGGCCAACGCCGGGTACACCGTGGTCGGATTCGACGTCGTCCCGGAGGCGCTGGAGGCAGCCCGCGCGCACGGGATCGCCACCACGGCCACGGCAGCCGAGGCCGTGGCGGGAGCCGCCGTCGTCCTGACCATGTTCCCGAGCGGGCTGCACGTGCTGGAGGCCTACCGCGGCACCGGAGGCCAGCCCGGGCTCCTGCAGGTCGCGGGTCCGGACACCATGTTCCTGGACTGCTCCACCATCAACGTTGACGAGGCCCGCCAAGCCGCGGAATTGGCCGTTGCCGCCGGGCATCGGTCAGTGGATGCCCCCGTTTCCGGCGGAGTCGTAGGGGCCGAAGCCGGAACCCTGACGTTTATGGTCGGTGCCCTGCCGGACGATTTTGAGACGGTCCGTCCGCTGCTGGAGGTAATGGGTAAACGCGCGGTCCATTGCGGGGAACACGGTGCGGGCCAGGCCGCCAAGATCTGCAACAACCTGATTCTCGGCGTCTCTATGATTGCGGTGAGTGAGGCTTTTGTGCTCGGCGAGAAACTGGGACTGACGCATCAGGCACTCTTCGACGTCGCTTCGGCCGCTTCGGGGCAGTGCTGGGCCCTGACCACCAACTGCCCCGTACCGGGGCCTGTCCCGGCCAGCCCCGCCAACCGGGACTACCAGCCAGGGTTCGCCGGCGCGCTCATGGCGAAGGATCTCAGGCTGGCGCTCAACGCGCTCGAGAGCACCGGTGTCGCGGCCCGGCTGGGACCGCTGGCCTCGGAAATCTACGATACGTTTGCAGCGGAAGGCGGGGCCGGCCGGGACTTCTCCGGCATCATCACCGATATCCGGGACAAATCCGCGCAGTAG
- a CDS encoding LacI family DNA-binding transcriptional regulator, with amino-acid sequence MTRTSDRAQRSGHHGVSIDDVAAAAGVSTATVSRAVRGLPRVSPATREKILGIAADLGYVASSSASGLATGRTRTIGVLAPFVSRWFFSQSLEGADRELHARQYGLSLFNLGGHGSNRERLFNKTMVYKQIDALLVLCMALSHEEIEHLHKLDIPLVVVGGHVEECAYIGIDDYAAAADAVRHLIDIGHRDIALLHGDDATDLNFDVPRIRIRAYQEMMTAAGLDPRPEWDEAGDFTLASGQRAFRRLWTKPGPKPTAIFCAADEMAMGVIFEAKRAGVRVPEDLSVIGIDDHEFSAAVGLTTVAQRPDEQAELATRMLLDELGGAAGSVRSVVAPHRLIVRTSTAPPRRA; translated from the coding sequence GTGACACGGACTTCAGACAGGGCGCAGCGCAGCGGCCACCACGGCGTCAGCATCGACGATGTGGCCGCCGCCGCCGGGGTCTCAACCGCCACGGTGTCCCGCGCAGTCCGCGGACTGCCCAGGGTCTCTCCCGCCACACGGGAGAAAATCCTGGGTATCGCCGCGGACCTGGGCTACGTTGCCTCCTCCTCGGCGTCCGGTCTTGCCACCGGACGAACCCGGACCATCGGGGTCCTCGCGCCGTTCGTGAGCCGCTGGTTTTTCTCCCAGTCACTCGAGGGCGCTGACCGGGAACTCCACGCCCGCCAGTATGGTCTCTCGCTCTTTAACCTGGGCGGGCACGGCAGCAACCGTGAGCGGCTGTTCAACAAGACCATGGTTTACAAACAGATCGACGCCCTCCTGGTCCTCTGCATGGCGCTCTCCCACGAGGAAATCGAGCATCTGCACAAGCTCGACATCCCGCTCGTGGTCGTCGGTGGGCATGTCGAGGAGTGCGCCTACATCGGCATCGATGACTATGCCGCCGCGGCCGACGCGGTCCGGCACCTGATCGACATCGGCCACCGGGACATTGCACTGCTGCACGGCGACGATGCAACCGACCTGAATTTTGATGTTCCCCGCATCCGGATCCGGGCCTACCAGGAAATGATGACGGCGGCGGGACTCGACCCCCGGCCGGAGTGGGATGAAGCGGGCGACTTTACGCTGGCGAGCGGGCAACGGGCGTTCCGACGGCTCTGGACCAAGCCCGGGCCGAAGCCCACCGCAATTTTCTGCGCAGCGGATGAGATGGCGATGGGGGTGATCTTCGAAGCGAAACGAGCCGGTGTCCGGGTTCCGGAGGATCTTTCCGTGATCGGCATCGACGACCACGAATTTTCCGCTGCGGTGGGACTCACCACCGTGGCTCAGCGACCGGACGAACAGGCAGAGCTCGCCACCAGGATGCTGCTCGACGAGCTCGGCGGCGCGGCCGGCTCCGTCCGGTCAGTCGTGGCGCCGCACCGGCTTATCGTCAGGACCTCAACCGCGCCGCCGCGCCGCGCATAA
- a CDS encoding 3-oxoacyl-ACP reductase, giving the protein MQSVVSNRLAGRSAVITGGASGIGLATARRMAAEGANVVIADIEPTSGLAAATEVGGLFVKVDVTSEEDVRNLYAQTKETYGSVDIAFNNAGISPANDGSILDTGIDAWRRVQEVNLTSVYYCCKYAIPYMQEQGKGSIINTASFVAVMGAATSQISYSASKGGVLSMTRELGVEFARQGIRINALCPGPVNTPLLKELFAKDPEKAARRLVHVPLGRFAEPEELAAAVTFLASDDASFITASTFLVDGGISGAYVTPID; this is encoded by the coding sequence ATGCAGTCAGTAGTCTCCAACCGCCTTGCCGGCCGCAGTGCAGTCATCACCGGCGGTGCCAGCGGCATCGGCCTGGCTACCGCCCGCCGGATGGCGGCCGAAGGCGCCAACGTTGTCATAGCCGACATTGAGCCCACGTCCGGCCTCGCCGCAGCCACCGAGGTCGGCGGCCTGTTCGTCAAGGTCGACGTCACGAGCGAAGAAGACGTCCGGAACCTCTACGCCCAGACCAAGGAAACCTACGGCAGCGTTGATATCGCCTTCAACAACGCCGGGATCTCCCCCGCCAATGACGGCTCCATCCTGGACACCGGCATCGATGCCTGGCGCAGGGTCCAGGAAGTCAACCTGACTTCCGTGTACTACTGCTGCAAGTACGCCATCCCCTACATGCAGGAACAGGGCAAGGGCTCCATCATCAACACGGCCTCCTTCGTCGCCGTGATGGGCGCAGCGACGTCGCAGATCTCCTACAGCGCTTCAAAAGGCGGCGTGCTGTCCATGACCCGGGAACTCGGCGTTGAATTCGCCCGGCAGGGCATCCGCATCAATGCCCTGTGCCCGGGACCGGTCAACACCCCGCTGCTGAAGGAACTCTTCGCGAAGGACCCGGAAAAGGCCGCCCGCCGGCTCGTCCACGTGCCGCTCGGACGCTTTGCCGAGCCGGAGGAACTGGCCGCGGCCGTGACGTTCCTGGCCAGCGACGACGCATCCTTCATCACCGCGTCCACCTTCCTGGTCGATGGTGGAATTTCCGGTGCGTACGTCACTCCGATCGACTAG
- a CDS encoding AMP-binding protein, whose amino-acid sequence MTVTEEFRAARDRLLALREDYALAREEFRWPRFEEFNFALDWFDQIAADPAKADNPALVIVEQDGSATRRSFAELSARSGQVANWLRGQGVRRGDRMIIMLGNQVELWELMLAGIKMGIVLIPTTTLMGPADLADRVERGGAAWAAVGSANIANFTGVPGDYTLIEVGDDGGADTDALRYRDSAGAPPDFTPDAPTLADETLLLYFTSGTTSKAKLVEHTHTSYPVGHLSTMFWIGVEPGDVHLSVASPGWAKHAWSNVFTPWIAEACVFIYNYERFDAGALMEQMDRERVTSFCAPPTVWRMLIQADLTLLKHPPTKVVSAGEPLNAEVIDQVHRAWGQTIRDGFGQTESTVQIANTPGQPIKIGAMGKPLPGYDVVLLDPATGEESNEGELCLRLDPRPAGLMKAYYGDPDKTAEAFRGGYYHTGDMASRDESGIITYVGRGDDVFKSSDYRLSPFELESVLIEHPAVAEAAVVPSPDPIKFSVPKAFVVLAAGHTPGPELAEDILQYCRDHLAPFKRIRRLEFAELPKTISGKIRRVELRHSEEVRHGGGAVPEGLGIEYSEADFPGLKARG is encoded by the coding sequence ATGACCGTCACTGAGGAATTCCGGGCAGCCCGGGACAGGCTTCTGGCGCTGCGCGAGGACTACGCCCTGGCCCGCGAGGAGTTCCGCTGGCCCCGCTTCGAGGAATTCAATTTCGCCCTCGACTGGTTCGACCAGATCGCGGCTGATCCAGCCAAGGCGGACAACCCTGCCCTGGTGATCGTGGAGCAGGACGGCTCAGCGACGCGGCGCAGCTTCGCCGAACTTTCGGCCCGCTCCGGACAGGTTGCGAACTGGCTGCGCGGCCAGGGCGTCCGGCGCGGGGACCGGATGATCATCATGCTCGGCAACCAGGTGGAACTGTGGGAACTGATGCTTGCCGGCATCAAGATGGGCATCGTCCTGATCCCGACCACGACCCTGATGGGGCCGGCGGACCTGGCGGACCGGGTGGAGCGCGGCGGTGCCGCGTGGGCCGCCGTCGGGTCTGCCAACATAGCCAATTTCACCGGTGTTCCGGGCGATTACACCCTGATCGAGGTCGGCGACGACGGCGGCGCCGATACCGACGCGCTGCGGTACCGTGATTCCGCCGGGGCACCGCCGGATTTTACCCCCGACGCGCCGACGCTGGCCGACGAAACCCTGCTGCTCTACTTCACTTCGGGCACCACGTCCAAGGCCAAACTGGTGGAACACACGCACACGTCCTACCCGGTGGGGCACCTGTCCACAATGTTTTGGATCGGCGTGGAACCCGGCGACGTGCACCTCAGCGTGGCCTCGCCCGGCTGGGCGAAACACGCCTGGTCCAACGTCTTCACGCCGTGGATCGCAGAAGCCTGCGTGTTCATCTACAACTACGAGCGCTTCGACGCGGGGGCGCTCATGGAGCAAATGGACCGCGAACGGGTCACGAGCTTCTGCGCCCCGCCGACCGTCTGGCGGATGCTCATCCAGGCCGACCTCACCCTGCTCAAGCACCCTCCCACCAAGGTGGTCTCCGCCGGCGAACCGCTCAACGCCGAGGTCATCGACCAAGTACACCGCGCCTGGGGACAGACAATCCGCGACGGCTTCGGGCAGACCGAATCCACCGTGCAGATCGCCAACACCCCTGGCCAGCCGATCAAGATCGGCGCCATGGGCAAGCCGCTGCCGGGCTACGACGTTGTCCTGCTGGACCCTGCCACCGGGGAGGAAAGCAACGAAGGGGAACTGTGCCTGCGCCTGGATCCCCGCCCCGCCGGCCTGATGAAGGCCTACTACGGGGACCCGGACAAAACAGCGGAAGCCTTCCGCGGCGGCTATTACCACACCGGTGACATGGCAAGCCGGGACGAGAGCGGCATTATCACCTATGTGGGGCGCGGCGACGACGTGTTCAAGTCCTCGGACTACCGGTTGTCCCCGTTCGAGCTGGAAAGCGTCCTGATCGAACACCCGGCCGTCGCGGAGGCCGCCGTCGTCCCATCCCCGGATCCGATCAAGTTCTCGGTTCCTAAGGCGTTCGTGGTCCTGGCGGCCGGGCACACCCCAGGGCCCGAGTTGGCCGAGGACATCCTGCAGTATTGCCGGGATCATCTGGCCCCCTTCAAGCGGATCCGCCGGCTGGAGTTCGCCGAGCTGCCTAAAACGATCTCCGGTAAGATCCGCCGGGTGGAGCTGCGGCACAGCGAAGAAGTGCGCCACGGCGGCGGCGCCGTGCCGGAAGGCCTCGGCATCGAGTACTCCGAGGCCGATTTCCCCGGACTCAAGGCACGGGGCTGA
- a CDS encoding acyl-CoA dehydrogenase family protein — protein sequence MYIADLLPPDEAARYQEVRDFLQSRIRAATIDYWNREEFPFGLVAELGKYGLGGLQTDGTSALFKGLMYTEVARADVSLSALVGIHNELIVGMIDQLGSEDQKSRWLPGLTAFTQLGAFALTEPDHGSDIAGGLATTARLDDGEWVINGAKRWIGAGTIADFALVWARDVADQQIKGFIVETDRPGYTATKISNKIGLRIMQNADIVLDEVRIPESNMLPGAGNFAAANSLLRDSRAWVGWQAAGIQLAAFDIARAYALERKQFGKELARFQLIQQQLAEMLGNATASLALMAQLARVQAEGKLEMVQAAMAKSTTTRLARASVAMGRSLMGGNGISTDYEMGKLFGDAEILYTYEGSYEINSLIVARAVTGKSAFV from the coding sequence ATGTACATCGCGGACCTGCTGCCGCCGGACGAGGCGGCCCGCTACCAGGAAGTCCGCGACTTCCTGCAGTCGCGCATCCGGGCCGCCACGATTGATTACTGGAATCGGGAGGAGTTCCCTTTCGGGCTTGTGGCAGAGCTGGGCAAATACGGGCTCGGCGGCCTGCAGACCGACGGCACTTCCGCCCTTTTTAAGGGCCTGATGTATACCGAGGTTGCCCGCGCCGATGTGTCGCTGTCGGCGCTCGTGGGGATCCATAACGAGCTGATCGTGGGCATGATTGATCAACTGGGCTCCGAAGACCAGAAATCCCGCTGGCTGCCGGGACTGACGGCGTTTACGCAACTGGGAGCGTTTGCGCTGACGGAACCGGACCACGGCTCGGACATCGCCGGCGGGCTGGCCACGACGGCCCGGCTCGACGACGGCGAATGGGTCATCAACGGCGCCAAACGCTGGATCGGCGCGGGCACCATCGCGGACTTTGCCCTCGTCTGGGCCCGTGACGTCGCGGACCAGCAAATCAAGGGATTCATCGTCGAAACGGACCGGCCCGGCTACACGGCCACCAAAATCTCCAACAAGATCGGGCTGCGGATCATGCAGAACGCGGACATCGTGCTCGATGAGGTCCGCATCCCGGAATCGAACATGCTGCCGGGCGCCGGGAACTTCGCTGCCGCCAATAGCCTGCTGCGTGATTCGCGGGCCTGGGTGGGCTGGCAGGCAGCCGGTATCCAGTTGGCCGCGTTCGACATCGCCCGGGCGTATGCCCTGGAGCGCAAGCAGTTCGGCAAGGAACTCGCCCGATTCCAGCTGATCCAGCAGCAGCTGGCCGAAATGCTCGGCAACGCCACGGCATCACTGGCCCTCATGGCGCAGCTGGCACGCGTCCAGGCGGAGGGGAAGCTGGAAATGGTCCAGGCCGCAATGGCCAAGTCCACCACCACCCGGCTGGCGCGTGCCTCGGTGGCGATGGGCCGGTCCCTCATGGGCGGCAACGGCATCAGCACCGACTACGAGATGGGCAAGCTCTTCGGCGACGCCGAGATCCTGTACACCTATGAAGGCAGCTACGAGATCAATTCGCTTATCGTGGCCCGTGCGGTCACCGGGAAATCAGCGTTCGTCTAG
- a CDS encoding carbohydrate ABC transporter permease, with protein sequence MTATPVPDKASESTRTQPRNAQGDSGSPEDAAPIMRRVKQRLTSRWATAAAVFIAVVWTVPTFGLFVSSFRPAPKQIGPRSDGWWNFFADWQFTFQHYLDVTASSGSQSPNLSQYFVNSLAIVIPVTIFILVLASMAAYIFAWGKFRGRDGVFIFVFALQIIPLQMSLIPLLQLFTQVLQLPSGSYAQLWIAHTMFGLPLGIFLLHNFISEIPGEMIEAARVDGAGHTTIFWRIILPLSVPALASLAIFQFLWVWNDLLVALVFSGGTADVAPITQRLAEISGTRGSKDFLNPAAAFVSIIVPLAVFFGLQRFFVRGLLAGGLKG encoded by the coding sequence ATGACCGCCACCCCCGTTCCGGACAAAGCTTCCGAGTCGACTCGTACCCAACCCCGCAACGCGCAGGGCGACTCCGGGTCCCCAGAGGACGCCGCTCCGATCATGCGAAGAGTCAAGCAGAGGCTCACCTCGCGCTGGGCCACAGCGGCGGCTGTATTCATCGCCGTCGTCTGGACGGTTCCGACTTTCGGTCTGTTTGTCTCGTCTTTCCGGCCTGCCCCAAAACAGATCGGTCCGCGCTCGGACGGGTGGTGGAACTTCTTTGCTGACTGGCAATTCACGTTCCAGCACTACCTAGACGTCACTGCCTCCTCGGGTTCCCAGTCGCCGAATCTGTCCCAGTACTTCGTGAACTCCCTCGCGATCGTTATCCCCGTCACCATCTTTATTCTGGTGCTGGCGTCAATGGCGGCGTACATCTTCGCCTGGGGAAAGTTCCGGGGCCGGGACGGGGTGTTCATTTTTGTTTTCGCCCTGCAGATCATCCCCCTGCAGATGTCCCTTATACCGTTGCTTCAGCTTTTCACCCAGGTGCTGCAGCTGCCTTCCGGCTCCTACGCCCAACTGTGGATTGCCCACACAATGTTCGGGCTGCCTCTGGGGATCTTCCTGCTGCACAACTTCATCTCGGAGATCCCGGGGGAAATGATCGAGGCTGCCAGGGTCGACGGCGCCGGTCACACCACTATTTTTTGGCGCATTATCCTGCCCTTGTCTGTTCCGGCGTTGGCGTCCCTGGCGATCTTCCAGTTCCTCTGGGTCTGGAACGACTTGCTGGTGGCCCTTGTGTTCTCCGGCGGCACTGCCGATGTGGCCCCTATTACCCAGCGGCTCGCGGAGATCTCCGGGACCCGCGGGAGCAAAGACTTCCTCAACCCCGCTGCGGCGTTCGTGTCAATCATTGTCCCATTGGCAGTCTTTTTCGGGCTTCAGCGGTTCTTCGTCCGTGGCCTACTCGCGGGCGGTCTCAAGGGATAA